The genomic stretch TCGTTGCGGGATGAGCGGTTTGGTTATTTTGCGATGCATTGATAGAACTGGATTCTATATAATACAACAACAGACTGTTATAGGACGCAATGCATTCAACTCTCAATTTATATACATGCTATTATTGTTGTCTATTAGGGGATGCCATAAGCAAATATCTATGGTAGGAGtaggataaaaaaaaatagttgACAAGCGGGAACTAGCAAAAAGTGACACCTGAGGGATTCGAACCCTCGCCTATTTCTAGACCGCGAATAGGATGCTTCAATTGCTTGGAGCTGTACCTGAACACGGCGCCTTAGACCACTCGGCCAAAGTGCCTTTGAACATGTCATGAGGCGTGCAATCTATAAATATGAAGGTGGTTCCTTTCAGAGTGTAAGCAGGAATTGCTCACAAGCAGTAAGCATTTCTGTGTAATAGGTGAGGAATCGATTATCTTTTTGCAGTCTCTCTTTGTGATTTTATTAAACTGTCGTATTTCACGGTAAGTAATGAAGCATGAAGCTCTGTACTTGGAACAAAGGCTGTGGGATGTCTCATTGCTGAGGGGCACGTCGACTTGGATGCAGCTGACTCCATCTTGGATGAGGGGTTGTGCATGTAGATGAATACAGCAGATGGTCCAAGTTGCATGGAAATTCATAACTAGGAAAATATCATATAGGAATAAGATTTACTTATTTCTCTTATAATCTCTGTGTTTATTTGTTTGACTATCCTTTGCATAGCGTCTCCCTAGTATTGACACCATCTCAACATGGCTCCATCTACCGTGCTCCCACCACGGCCCTCGCAACGACTTGACGGCAAAGTCGCCATCGTCACCGGCGCAGGCAGTCTCGGCGACGGGCTCGGCAATGGACGCGCAACATCCATCCTTCTCGCCGAAGCTGGCGCCACAGTTCTTTGCGCAGATCTAGATCTGGCCACGGCACAGCGCACGGTGGAAATGATTGTCCAAGAAGGGGGCAAAGCAGCCTCAACAGATGCGGACGTGAGCTCGGAACAAGACTGCGAGGCACTAGTCGCGGCAGCAAAAGATATGTTTGGGCGATTAGATATTCTAATCAACAATGTTGGGATCATGGGTGCAGAGGGGACGGCCGTGGAGGCGGATGTTGACGAGTGGCATCGGGGACTGAGCATCAATGTGACGAGCATGGTGCTCATGGCGAAATACGCGATTCCGCTGATGTTGAAGAACGAGCCTGGCGATGGAGGCATCAGAGGGAGCATTGTCAACATGGCGTCGATTGCGGGTTTGCAGGGGGGGCACGCCGCATTTGTTATATCCAACGAGCAAGGGGGCGGTTGTGAACATGACGAGAGCGATGGCGTATAATCACGGACATGAAGGTATACGGGTCAATTGCGTGTGTCCAGGTACGTTGGAagcaaagggaagagaaCTGCTCCCCATCAGAGATTTTATTTACGCTGCTGTTGTTTTCACCATCCCTCCTACACCACTTACACGTAGAGTGTCTCAGTGTtgactcttcttttcgtcACTATAGGATTCCTCTATACGCCCATGGTTGCGGGTGACGGCATGTCAGACGAGATACGCGACCAGCGTCGCAGGCAAGGCTTGTTGAAAACAGAGGGAAACGCCTGGGATTGTGCCGCTGCGGTGAGGTTCCTGGCTAGCGATGAGGCGAGATGGATTACGGGGACGGCGATGACGGTTGATGCCGGGGTGACTTGTTCGTACGCTATGCCATGACGGGAgagtataaaaaagaaagaaagagagccGTTGAGATACTAATTGACTGGTTGTTACTGGCCAATATAGAGGAGAATAGCATGGTCAGAGTGGGTTGTTGCTTGGAGCTTCAGCATAGATCTATCCCAGGAGCAATGCCTTCATTATACATATAAAAAAGGACGCATAGATATAAACGCTGGCTAGGTAGCATTAGACATATGATGAAATAAAGtctttcaaaaaaaaaaaaaaaaaaaaaaaaaaaaaagaagaaagaaaaacatgACGGCTATCTTTGAAGAGCAGGCAACAACGGAGCGAATGTTCATTACCTAAGCCGCCGCGCTTGGCACAAACGCGCATATTTCTTGCCGAAAACTTCTTGACCCTCAACCAACCTCACACACaacgaaaagaagacaaagcgTCGTACAAAGGCGAAAGCATATGGCCGCCTTATGCTTGATGACTTGAACGAGAGATTTTATTCATGTTCTTCCGTTAATCCTAGGAGAGACATCACGGCGACTTCGGCGGCAGCCTCTGGCGTACACCAAGGAGAGGCTATGTGTTTGTGAGGCCTTGAGGAAGATtgaaaatgctgtgaaacaATGCCCCGCCGAGAATCTCGTTAAAAGGATATCCAGATGGGTATTTTGGGAATCTCGTTTGATAAGAATGAGGCCCCTATTATACCTATGTGCCGACTAGCCAATCCATCGAGTACATGAAACGGCGGTTTTCACCATCTTATGCTCACTCGAACATGCATATCCTCATCGTTGAGCGAAAATTCAGTTCAATCGCCTTGCGAAGAAACTTGTTGATGAAAGTGGAACTTGGACATCTTTGAGAAATGGCATTACACAATGGAATCTTGGAAGCTCTGAATCAAAATACACATCAACATGACAACTTCGGCAAAGGTGAGATTACTGCTACGAAGGGGAGCCCTGTTTAACCAACCCACTTCAAttcaaagacaaagaaaatatGAAGAACTATCCTAAACTAATAATACATTTCTTAGAAGCTAATGCCTCGCCCCTCTTAGACTTTAAATCATGGGAGGGGGATAGGGACGGTGAGGTTAAGGCCACCCAATCCGAGAGCACTGCCATTGAGCCCGACGCCAACACCATTGCCGCCGGCGGTCACATTGAGAAGATTACCATTCCCGTTTCCTCGACCACCATTGCCAACGCCCacaccaaggccaagaccaCCATTGCCAACACCCGCGCCcgcgccgaggccaagaccaCCATTGCCAACGCCCGCGCCGACGCCAAGGCCGGCACCGACGCCAGGGAGACCACCACCGAGAGCACTGCCATTGAGCCCGACTCCAACACCGTTGCCTCCAGCGGTCAAGTTGAGAAGGTTGCCATTCCCGTTCGCTCCGAGACCACCATTGACACCAAGACCACCATTGCCACCGAGATTGCCACCGACGTTTACACCGACATTGCCAGTGTCTCCAACATTGATGCCGCCAGCGTTGATGCCGAGGCTTCCAAGGTTCGCACCGATGCCGATGTCGAGATTATCATTGCCCAGGCCTAAATCGACGTCGAAGATGGGGGCAAAGCCGATGGATGGGATCTGTGCCGAGGCGACGCGGAGGGACACAAACTGTCCATCGTCCGTGTTCAAATCCTCATTGACGAGGACGGCATTGTTCGGTCCAAGGACGGTGAGTTCAAACTGGCCGCAGTCCTGAGCATTGGCATACAGGACACGAATGGGAATGTACCGGCCAACGTCTCCTTCGGGAACAACCCTCAAGTAAGCGTTGAGGCCGGCAGGTGAGCTGCCGTCGGCAATCAGATTGGCGTTGAGGTTTGTCCAACCCGCTCGAGCATTGTTGCCGAGCCACACATAGACGGTTTGCCTAAGGCCAGGACTGACCTGGAATGTGTAGGTACCGGCGGTCCTAGGACGGAAGTAACCAATGTGTTGGATGATGCTGTAATCGATGCTAACTCCAACATCGTCACCGTAAACCTGAGCATGCTCTGGAGGACAGGTTCTCTCAATACCTAGAGTCTGGGTCAAGCCTGAGTCCAGGGCAACCTGGCCGTTGAGAGCGACATCTGGCTGGAAGTGGAGGATGGGCCAGTTCTGCGCCGTCTGGGCGTCTGCGGTACGGAAGGGGATGGTGCCGGCGAGGGTTACAGTGTCCCTGACCGCGCGTCTCAACTTGTAGTAGGCCCATTGGAGACCGTTGACGGAGTTTCCGAGCTCGCCGCCAGGATCGACTCCAAGTAACGAGCGGCATCTATCAC from Trichoderma atroviride chromosome 3, complete sequence encodes the following:
- a CDS encoding uncharacterized protein (EggNog:ENOG41), whose translation is MAPSTVLPPRPSQRLDGKVAIVTGAGSLGDGLGNGRATSILLAEAGATVLCADLDLATAQRTVEMIVQEGGKAASTDADVSSEQDCEALVAAAKDMFGRLDILINNVGIMGAEGTAVEADVDEWHRGLSINVTSMVLMAKYAIPLMLKNEPGDGGIRGSIVNMASIAGLQGGHAAFVISNEQGGGCEHDESDGV